The Neomonachus schauinslandi chromosome 13, ASM220157v2, whole genome shotgun sequence DNA segment gagaagagaaggctgAAGAAGAAAGGGAATGCCGATGTCTGGGGCCAAGAGGGATGCAAAATGGCTCTGTCAAAGGGCTGCACAGAGAACAAAGCAGCAAGAAGACGATGCAACAGAATCTGGTGGAGGAAATTCCTGGAAGCGACAAGACTGGTTAGAGAAAAATAGCCATTATTCATTAGTTGCTGGAATAGCTACTATTCCCAAACCCTTCTTCCCTAGAAAGAAAAGGCAGTTTTATGATCACAAAGAggccatgttttgttttattcacaaCTCAATCTCTACATACATACAGTATTGCACAGATTATAAGTGAACTGACAATTATATTAACAATATGGACTCATGAGCATTTACATACAGCTACTACTCTAGGTGTTGGTGCATTTTGTGCCAGGTACTTCAGTAAATACAACGGACATAAATAGGACAGCTACTTCAATTCATGAAATCAGCTTTCAAAAAAAGCGTACATGTCTTCGCATAGAACACTTAGTTTGTCAAACCCAGGAAAATCAATAACTAAATGACAAAAAGAATGCTGTCAAAAAAAAGTAGGTGACGAAAATGTTAGGAATTACAGTCATTGAACTTGAGATCCAGAAAGTGTACACGTATTGGGAATTTGAAGAAAAGACCCTCATGTTCTGCTTCAAAATGACTACTATATTCGAAAAGGATATTTCTGGGTTGGTACAAATGTCTTCTCTGCTAATATAAACCACTGTTTCAAAGTTCTAAAGAAACAAGATGGTAACTCACATAAGTGGGTTTTAAAATAAGATTCTTctcactcaaaataaaataaactaaatacgATCTTCATCAAATTATAAagaaatcttattaaaatgccaACCAGATAAAGAAGCCAGACCACACACTGATCTTCACTGACTGCCTCAGACTGCAGAACTAGTGGCCCCTCCAcggaaggggagagagagtagTTCCAACTTCTGCCACTACATAGCCCATAGTGTGAAGGTGGACGGACGTCCTGCAGGTTCCCTGGGGGTTGCTTCCCCAGGTATAGCATTGAGGGGTGGGCTGGATGGCTTTTAAGACACCTTGCAACCAAAAGGATCTAAGCCAGCTTGAGATTCCACCTTTGAGGGGATGTTCTGGGTagtagaagaaatggattaaaaacagtGAGTGAAGTATTTCTTACCTTTTGATGCCATCGCTCAGAACTGTTCTGCACTGCAGTTCAAGGAAATCTTTGTTCGATACTTTCATCTACCGGCTGGTGCTGCTAAAGGGTAAAGCAAATGAGGCATCTGACAAAGAAATTTTGGACACAAACGTAGAAATGCTGTGCCAAGTTTGGGTAGAAAACCAGTGCACTTCCACGTCGCGCCGGCAGTCAGGATCTTCTGCCATCAATCTGGTCGGGAAATGAACGTTCACGCCACTCTCAACAGTGAGCAATGGCGTGCACACGTATTAAAAATACGTTTCCTGAAATCCTCCCAGGTAGGCAGCTTTCATGAAACTGGTTCTAATAGAAAGGATGTAAGACAATTAAGTGCagggtaggatttttttttttctttacaaatcaGGAAAATGACCCAAAGAGAGCAATGGTTTCTCATTTTGTGCCCtctaaaaagaatacaaatattgCTTCTTCTGGAATCTAACACACTGGCTTCACTTTCaaaatgcatcattttattttcctcataaggCAGTCATACATTATAAACTTTAAGCACGTGACAGTCACATGATTTCTTCAGTAAGCCCTAGGACTTCCATGAGTTTTCCTGGAGCTTACAGCCAGAGTAGTCAAATATTAAAGCTTTCTCCACAGCCACACGTTCCTTTGATGTTTGGGTTATTGAAAACAAACTCACTGGATAATTTATCTTCAACATAGTCCATTTCTGTTCCTAAAAGTGTTAGCTGTGCTTTCTTTTCGATGAACACTCTGACTCCTTGGGGAGAAGAAAACACGTGTCACATAAAGCCTGCAGGTCTACGGAACCTGCTGATTCAGAGCACAAGTGAACTTTTTAAATAGTAACCACTGACAAAAGTCAAACAGGAAACTTCTGAATCtgcttcattatttcctttaagaGATTAGGGCTCAGTTTCCTGTCTGTCCCTTCTTTTCCACCCAATAATCTATGTCAAACACAGTATTAGGCTTGGCAGTTGTAGAGAAGCATATTCCAATGACAATTCCATGCAAAACTAGAATTTGCTTTTCACAATACTTCACCCATTTTTCTAATATGCAACATGAAATATGTGAAAAGCCTTAACTGACATCCGTACACAGGACACACTGGCAAGCCGAGAGACGCACAGGACTGTGATACACCGGCCTGGGGTCATAAGGCCCATCAGTGCAACAGGGCTGTTCTGTTCTTCTGCTCAGGGGCCGGAAAACTGGCAGTAACGTAACTCCCTAGAACTATGCAGGTAGAGGTTGGTATCTTCGTAAATACAATTGGTTTAAGAAAGCTTTCTTCCTTATAAGAAACTACTCACTCAAATGTAaactatatataattattagaGCTCATCTtctgaaaaatttaatatttaaggtattttatgtagtgatttaaaaaacaacGTATTAACAAAAATGTCATTATTGGTCAGTAACTTCAGTTTAATGAGATGAATGGTGGGAACCTGCAAGCTAGCTGACAGCACGGCTCTGACGCAGAGCCACCACTGAAATGCCCGTGCACGCTGAAGTTCCCCCAAGGCTgtggcattattttcttttaaataggttTTATCAGATTACTGGGTAGGGGCATGGGGGCAAGAGAGAATTAAAGcactgacattttaaataaaaattaaaagtacagaTTCCTCAAAAGCATAAGATGACATTACTTATTTGGTATAGACGTCAAACTGCTGCTTCCCACAAAAATGGATGGTTCAGTCTGAAGTTTTAGCGTTTTAAAACCTTTCCACACACAATGATTATCTTTTGTaattgaaataaacaaacaaatgataaGAGCACAGCCTCTGGAATCAACTTGAGTAGGTTCAACTTTTCACCAGGCCACTgaactagctgagtgaccttaggcaagctatttcacctctccaagcctcagtctcttcatctgcaAAACTGGGGACAATATGGTACCATCTCACTCAGCGGCTGTGTATAAATCACTTGATATATGAAAGTCTGTCAAACCACCCTACCTCACAGCAAGCACTATATATGCTTAAAACTCACCATCTTGAACAACTTCTTCATCAGAATCTCCTTTtgtctttgtatattctagagtATAAGAAAGGCCATTACAACCCCTGGTTCGGACACCAACTTTCAGACCTACCTGAAAAAGCAGTGTAAATATAAACTTAGTTTTAAAGTAGTTCGTATTAAGCATTTATAAAAACCCTGGCTATTTGACATTATTTGTTTCTCCATAAGCTTAAAGAGGAATATTAGATTTCTGGCTATAACATGTCCCTTTAGGAAGTATAAGTGGAAAGGGgaacaagcatttaaaaaatttagccaTTTAACAAGCAGCACTACAATACTAGTGGGGaatcctaaaacaaaaacaattatatgcaaaaaacccaaaacaatacATAGGGGGAAAACCCCCCCAAACCAGTCACTATCActctaaacatattttttttttccttttttcttccagtccttgtcatatatacatataatctaAACACAGGCTTTATTATAACAGTAGTAAGTCTTAATTCTCTGATTTGTTTTTGCCACTTAAGACATCATCCTTCCATGTGATTAACTTTCACAATTATCATTTGCATATAATGCCTTAGCAGTCCACTATACCAAGGCATGTTAACTACTTAACCCTTACTATTAGCCGTTTAGGttgcaaataacatttttaaaggaagaggtttttgtttgtttttttaaagtaagttctgcCCATGTGGgccttgaattcacaaccccgagatcaagagttacatgctctaccaactgagccatccaggtgccccttaaagaaGAGTTTTAATTCCAaacatgaatactttttttttttttaaaggaaaaagaaacttatCTGATGGCAGAGATGACTACTTAACAAATTCTCACTTCCTCAAAACGTTTGTGCTCCACCTCATCGCATGAGATGTTCTCAGGAAATTTCCCTCCCTATGGTTAGGTTCACTGAGGTCCCCAGGCTGTCCCCTGGCAATCATACCTGCCTCTACACAGGGCCTTAATTCTAAGGCAGAACTATGAAAACATTCTCAAGTACCAGAAATCAAAAGACTGCAGCTAACACAGATGGTAAGAAGTTTAAAAAGTGACCAAACTGCACTTTTAAAATACCAATGTCTATCTTAATGTGATTTTCTAACAATATCTACCGAACTTCTACTCTTGGATCCTATCTGCTTTTTTGAAGTATACAGTAAAAGTATTATCATAAAAAGTATGATTTCACCAAGCAGATCTTGATTCTCTTAAAAGTAGCAATGTGTACTGCTTCAGGAAAGCAATCACGAGTGGGAAGACACTTGGTGAGACCGGGAGTTAGAATGCTAAGCTGCCTGGGAGTTCTGATGAGCTGAAGCATTCTGACAGTAGTCTCTTCTGTCCTTAAACAACAAGGAGACAGAACTGTGGTTTTATTCACTCTCAGAGTGAGAGCTGAGAGAACGTGTGGGGCGTTTCACATATTCAGAATTATCAATAGTAAACTGTCTAGCTGAAATTCTGGAGCACAGGTCCTAAGTATTGACTTGACTTAGCTTTTATCTTCATAAACAGGAAAGACTCAAGCAAGCAGAAAGTCCAACTCCTAGGAATGAATACAGATACTTACAGAATACAGGAAAATACAGCTTTAGGTACTTGGAGTTTGGAAAAGGGACTGCTTGTACCAGCAATGAAACCCAATGAAGTGTTTGCGCCATCCTTTTCATGTCATTGTCATCCCTCAAACCTACACTCAGTGTTTCATTTGGTCGATGCGTATATACTCTTTTCATTAGTCTGTCCTAATGGAGTTGGCATACTgatatttttagcatttaataATTCTTAGGAGGAACGTGCCAGAACTTCATTACACTGTAATGCAGGTTGTACAACAGAACCTAGAAACCATTCCATAGTCTAATTactaaattttaagagtttagtACTTGGATGTAATTTACAATATTCCACAGGCAACTAACAATTCACGAAGGTGAAGGTGATGCACACTCCCCTTACTCAACAATTCTGCGTCTAGGACAGCCTACATAGGTGCACTAAACCAGGCTTACAGGCTTAGTCTTCTAGAACAATGGGCCTGGCACACTACAGACACTATTTGCTGAATGATGTTTGTGGCAGCACTAGATGTAAACAACCCCGAAGACCTTTAATATGGGGGactggctaaataaataaaataaaatacactaatatatgcagtcataaaaaaaagaatgaggtgggTCTTTCTGTAATGTTCTGGAAAgaacttcaagctatattattaGGGGCAAAAAGCAAAGCATAACCACAGCATGTATGGAATGCTTTCCTCTAAGTAGGAAAAGAGATACACAAACATTCCAAGCATGATCTAGGCCAGTAGTGCCCCTCGGGGAATTATTattggttgtcacaactgaggaGTGGGGCGGTGCTACCGGAATCTAGTGCACAGAGGCCAGAGAAATACTAAACATCCTGCAATCCACctccaacaaagaattatccggCCCAAATTATCAATAGTGTAGAGCCTGAGAAACCCCAGTGTAGGCAGATAAAAATGTACAGATTGTCTCAGGAAGGACACTTAAGAGGTGGCCCCTTAGAAGGATGAAAGACAGCCAAGAGTTTGGGGTCACAAATGATGTCTTTTTCACTGAATACcctgttatattttatttgaatttctaaaaaccatgagcatattttactttttaaataaaaatccctAGCCAGTGAAAACATGCTGTTTATCACAAGATAAATTCAGTGTGAAAATACAACCTCAATTTTTTACTGAATATTCATTTGATTGGTTTTACTTACGTGTTCGGGCTTATCTTTAAGAAGCTGTTTTATCTTGTTTACTGCTGAAGGTGTCTGAAAAAAGAACAAGTTATTAAGTTTTTAGCTACAAAACTTGCTTTCTTTAAAGCCTTATAGTTCTGTAGTCTTTAAGACTATTCAAGTATATCTTTAGGAAATTCGTCTGACAAATTTATATTCTTGTCTGAGTACCTTGTGGCTTTTATACACAAACACATCAACTCTCGTCAACTCAaagcattctatttttatttttaaaataccttctagCAACATCCTTTGAATCTTGTTCCACCCCCTGTCAAGATCAGCGCCCTGTCATAAGTTCTCTGGTTCTCTCTACTTACATCACAAATCTAAGTTTTCTAGGCAGCATCTATTTTGTGCTTCTACTGCATGCTCAGCAACAAGCACAATCCCTGACACACAGATGGCGCTCAATAGCCAATGAATCAATTAAGTCATCGCCGGGGAAGCCAACCTtcagacattttttcttttgatcattATTAacctattgtttttattttattttatattttttgcttaCCCCAAATCTATTTCAAGTCCATCAATACGCACAGAGGGAATAACGTAGCATCATCAACCCAGAGGGTGCCTCTTATACCACTCCCACCACATGTTCACACAGCTACTAAatgtggtttaaaacaacatcaTCTCAGGATATCCGGATGAACAGAGCTAAGCTAGTCAACTATAGAAACAAGCATAGGGAGGCATTTTTCAGGAGCAATGCTGTCTAATTACCTAGCCCATTTGTCCTCAAAATGACGAAAACACCACAATGTATTATATGTGTATAGGTCAGCATCATCAATCCCATTTTCTGGGGAAGTGCAATATTCCAACATCTACTGAATTTCTATTCTTGGATCCTATCTGCTTCTGTGCTGTCAGTGACAAAGTCTATTCCAGGGCATTCCTGCCCTACTTCTGAGCTGTGTCCAAGCCTGTTACTTGGCTTAAATGGGGAGAACAGACCCTCCTCCTCAggattcttgtgaggattaaataagtaaGTTCATGAAGTACATTTAGAACGGTGCCAGGCACAAAGAGCTCAATATAAACTGCTACTTTACAATGATGAGAGTGTATTAACGAAGAGATCATGTCCTTCCTACTTTGTTTTATTAGCTCCTTAGCTGGCAATGCTGTGCTGGTCCTCCAGTTTTTTACTGGCATTTTATTGGCTTGTGGAATCCCAGAGTGGACATTATGACCTATGACTTGGAAGTAACTGTAGCCAAAACCCCAGCCTGTGAGAAGGGAGCAGACAGAGAGGATGGCCTCAAAGTGTGCTCTTCTGGCCTGGCCGGTGGGGCTTAGCCAGATGAGGATGTTGAAGCAGAGTCTGGACCCAATTCAGAAAGGCCATGAAACCAATTTAGAAGGCTGAcactagtattttttaaaaacacaaactagaagagaaaagaaaacaatgtattaCACTTGATAAATAAAGATGAATGTTCAAAGAAACTCTGACTTCAATTATTAATGTACGGTGGGTGTGCACATATATACTTACTGTGcataactgtaaaaaaaaaaaaaaaaaataaaaaaaaaaaaaacacccccagTACGTGGTTTATAAAGGCCTTTTCCCACGACTCTACCAGAACAGAAGCCAACCAGTGTGACAATAGTGGACAACAGGGAACAGTATGCcgggggaagaaaaaggaaatggagaagagCAGAATTatcgttttggttttttttttcttcttttgagatcATAGCATGTCAACCTCAAATAGTTACAggaatatttctgaaaaaaatgtttaaaaatgctcATTTACCCTTCTAAACAATTGCCAGTAAAAACTAGCTTCTGTTATTCTCATGGTCTTATTTCCCACATTGAGTCCTGAAGAAATTAATCTAATTACTGTCAAAGAGCAAAGGATTTctgataagttaaaaaaaaaaaaaaaaaaaaagaaaaaaaagggtttaaaataattaaaaaaaaaaaaaaaaaaaaaggcacaaccATGGGAAATATTTATTGCAAGTACAACTTGCCCTGTAATGCTGGAGAGTCAAAGGTGAGGAGGGTTACGGCTGCATGACCAAAACAAAGAAGACAGGGTGTACACACTACTCTGTCAATAGCCTCACGTGTTTTTATCTCCACGTGATTATTAAATTACCGAAGTTGattttacaaaataatgttttttcttcttttcccaactCTTAGTAGAAAACACTTACACAGAGTACACAAAAACACTTCATGGAGTGGTCCACCTATCCCGAAGCGGTCGACTTCACACTCCTACACTGTTAAGGGAAAAGTAAACTGTGTGCCTGGGAACTGTCATTATAGGAACCAAAATGAGTCTTTCTTAATTTTCCTGTGTCAGGTCAAAACCAAACATACTGCATTGGGAGGAGTGTTATTAATGATGGAAACCCAGTGGCGTACTTACTTAAGGGGAAAGATAGGGATCTTTTAACTTTCTAAGTGAGGGACTGATTTTCAgaacaagtcagaatggctaaaagggAACATGTGGCACGTGAAAAAAAACGCTAGctataaaaaatactttctgtaTCTCAGGACCAGGCAGAAGCTGAGGATCCTATGGGCTCACATCTATTTGCAGGCCCTGGCAACTCTGCGTAAGTACACTCAATTTGGCAAATAGTCTGAAAACTTCACAACTAAACAACAGGCTGCAGGCCTGGTAGCCTTCCAATTTCCACGCACTCCCCCCAAACAATTAAGACACCTATACTTTTCTAAGAAATGTATGTAGAATTAATGACTTATTCACCTGAGATTTGGCCAATGAATTAAAGTTTAAGATTCCTGAAACTCAATGAAATATAACGATGGTTTTTAATCTACTCAGAGGTAGATCACAGAACAAGACAAAAGGCCCTTAAAAAAGATTATTAGTCCATTTTTGTATCAGAAGCTTTTCATCCTCAACACTGTATTTCCTTAGGTAATTCCCCAggcaattttaatattttgctgtccaagaaaaaaaattaaaaccaaagctAACTCCATGATTATGTATACTAAACATGTGCCAACAACTACaacctattttcattttcattataaatgtgGCGTTTTAATGTTTAAAAGATGGCAGATAAATAGCAGCCAATGAACAAGTTGCAGTATATTTTAACTCATTATGGCATTATGGTGTTTCCCCTTTTGTCTTTTCCtattcatctgtgtgtgtgtatattttgtgGCCTACATTTTAAACAGTTTAACAAGTTTCCCATGCAATACATAGTAATAAACATATTaaccatttactgagtaccttcCAGGTGCTTAGTGGTTTATATGCATCATCTTATTCTTATAATCCTGTGATTTAAGtattaaagattaaataattgACACAGGGATAGTAAAGAATGGAGTTATGActcccaaacttaaaaaaaacacattatttacaGTGACCACATAATAGTTCACCAACTGGATCTACTCACTAACTGGATCTACTCGTTTAACCTCTCATTGTTATACATTTAGGCTACTTCCAATTGTTTCCTGGAGAATATCCCTTAAATTGCCTAAATATACAAATTACTGCTTGGTCATTGTTCCAAAGGACTTCTGTTACTTGTCCTTCAATGAATTAACAGCTCCTTACTGGGGCTCAAGTAACATGTTGTTTCCTTGTCCTTCTCAACCAGGTGCCACTAGAAGTATTAAAGCACCCACTGCACATAATGAATTAACTTCCCTCTGTGCATGAAGAATGATGCTGGCTATGTACCATCATTCTCTTACAACTTTGGTTGCGCTTTATGAACAGCTATAGGTACGTCCCTAATCCTAAATTATAGTTGCACTAATTCTGATTTGTAGAACAATGGAAATAAAAGCCTCTGCCAGCAGGGCAGTGTTAAATCTTCAGGCTTTCATCATATTTTACTCTGGCTCctacaaattcagtttcttttgcCAACTCCTGGGTATGCAGAGTAGGGACAGCATCCTCTTCGGAAGTTCTCCACAGGTGTCCAAAGTTACTCACTTTGAGGTGGTGGGGTGGAGTCTTAAAACATTCAATCAAAGAACCATCTCTGGTTGCATAAAAGTGTTAAGGGCAGCCTGTCACCAGACTAAACCTTCTGTTCCAGCAAACCACCAGTCCTCTCCTGGATTAACGACAGTTAATGTGGATAACTGGGCGCTGACAGCATGgaatcatgttttcatttcatcaattccttttccttttcccagccTTTTGATGACCTCTGGTAGGCTACACAGGTACAGCACTTAGACAAGTTTGCACCATGTCAAACTCCTGATGTCAAGTTCATATATCTAGGTAACACTGATCTCTTCCTACCCATTTTGTTCAATCATCTCTAGTTTCATCTGCTTTCATCTGTATTCACTCATTAGCCCTTTGATCACCTCCTTTTGCCCTCGACAGAACATGCTGGGATTTACAATGTTTGCAAAAACACCCGAAAACTAAGAACAGACAGCAATTCACGCATGCCAGTATCTTGAGACTAGGGAACATATGCTAGGATTAAAATGACTGCAAGCCTGCTATGCAGGCCGTGGGTGGAAAGCAGCGAGGACCTGCTTTATCTTTGGCACCAGCTAAGACTACAGGGAAAGGAACTTCTAAAGTTAGCTAGACAGTTAAACAGGCTAAGTTCACACAATGGACTTTGGCAAGTTAATCAGAACACTTGATCAAAGGCAACATGGAGCCCCTGTGAACTAAGAATTGACAAGATAAAGAACTGACCAAATTCTGTTAGCAGAATTAGCCCAGTAACAGGTCATGAGGCAGGAGCAAGTGTAGAGAGCTGAAGTCTGAGAATGCGAGCTGTAATTCTAGGGGTGGCAAAGGTCTGGCCCACAACGGTGTCCCTGGAGGGTGGGAACTGTGTAACTCAATTTATTTCTTGTCCTGAAACACAGGAGGTCTTAAATGTCAACTGAATGACAAGGAATGGAGAGGAAAGGAATGACTCAGAGATTTTGAACAAGCAGGTAATATGCTAGATGATGGACAAAGAAAAGGCCAAAAAGCTTCTCTGTACCTCTTCTTTCTCGCTCTACCATTACCAGTGGTA contains these protein-coding regions:
- the ISCA1 gene encoding iron-sulfur cluster assembly 1 homolog, mitochondrial isoform X1 → MSASLVRATVRAVSKRKLQPTRAALTLTPSAVNKIKQLLKDKPEHVGLKVGVRTRGCNGLSYTLEYTKTKGDSDEEVVQDGVRVFIEKKAQLTLLGTEMDYVEDKLSSEFVFNNPNIKGTCGCGESFNI
- the ISCA1 gene encoding iron-sulfur cluster assembly 1 homolog, mitochondrial isoform X2, with the translated sequence MPTGETPSAVNKIKQLLKDKPEHVGLKVGVRTRGCNGLSYTLEYTKTKGDSDEEVVQDGVRVFIEKKAQLTLLGTEMDYVEDKLSSEFVFNNPNIKGTCGCGESFNI